One Candidatus Hydrogenedentota bacterium genomic window carries:
- the gatC gene encoding Asp-tRNA(Asn)/Glu-tRNA(Gln) amidotransferase subunit GatC codes for MGKITLKDVEYVAGLAQLRLTEDEKNRLVREMDDILAYMDQLNELDTDAVEPMMHAMEMTNVFRQDETGASLPREEALMNAPVHDGEYFLVPRILEGDTA; via the coding sequence ATGGGAAAAATCACCCTGAAGGACGTGGAGTACGTGGCCGGCCTGGCCCAGCTCCGCCTGACGGAGGACGAAAAGAACCGGCTGGTCCGGGAGATGGACGACATCCTGGCGTACATGGACCAGCTTAACGAGCTGGACACGGACGCCGTGGAGCCGATGATGCACGCCATGGAGATGACCAACGTGTTCCGGCAGGACGAGACCGGCGCGTCGCTCCCGCGCGAGGAGGCGCTCATGAACGCCCCCGTGCACGACGGCGAGTATTTCCTGGTGCCCCGCATCCTCGAGGGGGACACGGCATGA
- a CDS encoding alginate export family protein, with protein sequence MTGLVRRTAIVVGVMALCATGAFAELQNVEVGGGISIGGWYYNYDSLPSSAYMDQWTRLHVKADFTDEVSALIEFDNYSVWGEDFRSSYLTGADGRGNGDTDLYQAYIEAKNLWGTPLTLKAGRQEIMLGGEFLIGNNSMASPLFGLSFDALRLTYGAETFSVDAIAAKLAEGLGDFGKDDTDLYIAYFSYTGVEGHVFDAYWMYVRDDASATAFEVDLHTLGLRAAGAFGAFDYSAEAAWQLGEADGLPGAFGFDEADTDYDTPGATASVGYTFDTTWTPRVYASAAWLDGGDPDDSLWSNDRTLPFNRLFSDVDYTSILAFTDMSNVRWYALGVEVAPTEALGLFLQVAHLEADELAPKTGGLFGAGPSSRQLGWEAAVGATYQYSDDLSFALTYAHFFGDDGLEGNNILANGLSPWAGDGDDEYDTVFFNTSLSF encoded by the coding sequence ATGACAGGCCTTGTGAGGAGAACCGCGATTGTTGTCGGAGTGATGGCGCTGTGCGCCACCGGGGCGTTCGCAGAACTGCAGAACGTCGAGGTCGGCGGCGGCATCAGCATCGGCGGCTGGTACTACAACTACGACTCCCTCCCCTCGTCCGCCTACATGGACCAGTGGACCCGCCTGCATGTGAAGGCCGACTTCACCGACGAGGTGTCGGCCCTCATCGAGTTTGACAACTACAGCGTCTGGGGCGAGGACTTCCGCTCCAGCTACCTCACCGGCGCCGACGGCCGGGGCAACGGCGACACGGACCTCTACCAGGCCTACATCGAGGCCAAAAACCTCTGGGGCACGCCGCTCACGCTGAAGGCCGGCCGCCAGGAGATCATGCTCGGCGGCGAGTTCCTCATCGGGAACAACAGCATGGCCAGCCCCCTGTTCGGCCTGTCCTTCGACGCCCTGCGCCTGACCTACGGCGCGGAGACCTTCTCCGTGGACGCCATCGCCGCCAAGCTCGCCGAGGGCCTGGGCGACTTCGGCAAGGACGACACGGACCTCTACATCGCCTACTTCAGCTACACCGGCGTTGAGGGCCACGTCTTTGACGCCTACTGGATGTACGTCCGGGACGACGCCTCCGCCACGGCCTTCGAGGTGGACCTGCACACCCTCGGCCTGCGCGCCGCGGGCGCCTTCGGCGCCTTCGACTACTCCGCCGAGGCCGCCTGGCAGCTCGGGGAGGCCGACGGCCTTCCCGGCGCCTTCGGGTTTGACGAGGCCGACACGGACTACGACACCCCCGGCGCCACGGCCTCCGTCGGCTACACCTTCGACACGACCTGGACGCCCCGCGTCTACGCCTCCGCCGCCTGGCTCGACGGCGGCGACCCCGACGACAGCCTCTGGTCCAACGACCGCACCCTGCCGTTCAACCGCCTCTTCTCCGACGTGGACTACACGTCCATCCTCGCCTTCACCGACATGTCCAATGTCCGCTGGTACGCCCTCGGCGTCGAGGTCGCCCCGACCGAGGCCCTCGGCCTGTTCCTCCAGGTCGCCCACCTTGAGGCCGACGAGCTGGCCCCCAAGACCGGCGGACTCTTCGGCGCCGGCCCCTCCTCCCGCCAGCTCGGCTGGGAGGCCGCCGTCGGCGCCACCTACCAGTACAGCGACGACCTCTCCTTCGCCCTCACCTACGCCCACTTCTTCGGCGACGACGGCCTTGAGGGCAACAACATCCTCGCCAACGGCCTGAGCCCCTGGGCCGGTGACGGCGACGACGAGTACGACACGGTGTTCTTCAACACCTCCCTCAGCTTCTGA
- the amt gene encoding ammonium transporter: MNMTTPIRRFCGPGAALAALALFAALAPSAALAQDAAAADPTAALTVALDTVWVMLTGFLVFWMNAGFALVESGFCRRKNTVNILAKNFIVFAIACLSFWALGFGLMFGNGNPFIGMTGFLLAGADNSPAMGDAYAGVYSALSWTGVPLEAKFFFQLVFAGTAATIVSGAVAERIKFQSFILFSFLLVAVIYPVTGHWIWGGGWLASLATPFKDFAGSTAVHSVGGWAALAGVLLLGPRLGKYRKGAKASAIPGHNIALATLGGIILWLGWYGFNPGSTMAANGEAIAHISLTTTMAAAAGVAAATAYAWFRLGNPDLSMIINGCLAGLVAVTAGCDGVSVPGSIVIGLVAGVLVVEAVLTFDKLRLDDPVGALSVHLVNGIWGTLAVGLFNTTTGLFYGGGAAQLTTQAIGVAAVGACAFTVSLILWAAVKAVLGLRVTPEEEYLGLDKSEMGLEAYPEDVTTPELAR; encoded by the coding sequence ATGAACATGACCACCCCAATCAGACGCTTTTGCGGACCGGGCGCGGCACTCGCCGCCCTGGCCCTGTTTGCCGCACTGGCGCCCTCCGCGGCGCTCGCCCAGGACGCCGCGGCGGCGGACCCCACCGCCGCCCTGACCGTCGCCCTGGACACCGTCTGGGTCATGCTCACGGGCTTCCTCGTCTTCTGGATGAACGCCGGCTTCGCCCTCGTGGAGTCCGGCTTCTGCCGGCGCAAGAACACGGTCAACATCCTGGCCAAGAACTTCATTGTCTTCGCCATCGCCTGCCTGTCCTTCTGGGCTCTCGGATTTGGCCTCATGTTCGGCAACGGGAACCCCTTCATCGGCATGACGGGCTTCCTGCTTGCCGGCGCCGACAACAGCCCGGCCATGGGGGACGCCTACGCGGGCGTCTACTCCGCCCTCAGCTGGACCGGCGTCCCGCTGGAGGCCAAGTTCTTCTTCCAGCTGGTCTTCGCCGGAACCGCGGCCACCATCGTCTCCGGCGCCGTGGCCGAGCGCATCAAGTTCCAGTCGTTCATCCTCTTCTCCTTCCTGCTGGTCGCCGTCATCTACCCGGTGACCGGCCACTGGATCTGGGGCGGCGGCTGGCTGGCCTCCCTGGCCACCCCCTTCAAGGACTTCGCCGGATCCACGGCGGTCCACAGCGTCGGCGGGTGGGCGGCCCTGGCGGGCGTCCTGCTGCTCGGGCCGCGGCTCGGCAAGTACCGCAAGGGCGCGAAGGCTTCGGCCATCCCCGGCCACAACATCGCCCTGGCCACCCTCGGCGGCATCATCCTCTGGCTCGGATGGTACGGGTTCAACCCCGGCAGCACGATGGCCGCGAACGGCGAGGCCATCGCCCACATCTCCCTGACCACGACCATGGCGGCGGCGGCGGGCGTGGCGGCCGCCACGGCCTACGCCTGGTTCCGCCTGGGCAACCCCGACCTCTCCATGATCATCAACGGCTGCCTCGCGGGCCTGGTGGCGGTGACGGCGGGCTGCGACGGGGTGTCGGTCCCGGGCAGCATCGTGATCGGCCTCGTGGCGGGCGTGCTCGTGGTCGAGGCGGTGCTCACCTTCGACAAGCTGCGCCTGGACGACCCCGTCGGCGCGCTGTCCGTCCACCTGGTCAACGGCATCTGGGGCACCCTGGCGGTCGGCCTGTTCAACACGACGACCGGCCTCTTCTACGGCGGAGGCGCGGCGCAGCTCACCACCCAGGCGATCGGCGTGGCCGCCGTCGGCGCGTGCGCCTTCACCGTCTCCCTGATCCTCTGGGCCGCTGTGAAGGCCGTCCTCGGCCTGCGCGTCACGCCGGAGGAGGAGTACCTCGGCCTCGACAAGAGCGAGATGGGCCTTGAGGCCTACCCCGAGGACGTGACCACGCCGGAACTGGCGCGATAG
- a CDS encoding alginate export family protein, protein MRTLKALVIMALLVSMGSVAVAELQNVEIGGKLRIRGNWFYMDDSDFSTAFVEQRNLLNVKADFTDEVSAFVEFDNYNVWGEDFRSLYLTGADGRGAGDVDMYQAYIDAKNMWGTPLSMRVGRQELVFGNEFLFGNNDTGAFFTGLSYDALRLSYNNDAVAIDAVAAKLAEGLGDLGKDDVDLYGLYGSYIGIEDVVLDAYWMWIRDDEVVTGENIDLHTVGLRGAGTLGAFDFDANAAYQFGDTDLTRRVGFLGLGREDIDISAFGVDVRAGYTFDAGWQPRVFANFAWYEGDDEDLAFNRLFSDLEYSVFLDNVNANLTDVFVYALGVQVMPTEAVALKLVGTYFDGDENWDEIGWEVGLCGAYNYSEDLTFRAGYNHFFADDDFVDDADFDYAFVETEIAF, encoded by the coding sequence ATGCGTACGCTTAAAGCTTTGGTTATCATGGCCCTGCTCGTCAGCATGGGCTCCGTGGCGGTTGCCGAACTCCAGAACGTGGAAATCGGCGGCAAGCTGCGCATCCGCGGCAACTGGTTCTACATGGACGACAGCGACTTCAGCACCGCCTTCGTTGAGCAGCGCAACCTGCTGAACGTCAAGGCCGACTTCACCGACGAAGTCAGCGCGTTCGTCGAGTTCGACAACTACAATGTGTGGGGCGAGGATTTTCGCTCCCTGTACCTGACGGGCGCTGACGGCCGCGGGGCCGGCGACGTTGACATGTACCAGGCGTACATTGACGCGAAGAACATGTGGGGCACGCCGCTCAGCATGCGCGTCGGCCGCCAGGAGCTGGTGTTCGGCAATGAGTTCCTCTTCGGCAACAACGACACCGGCGCGTTCTTCACCGGCCTGTCCTATGACGCCCTGCGCCTGAGCTACAACAACGACGCCGTCGCGATTGACGCCGTTGCCGCGAAGCTGGCCGAGGGTCTGGGCGACCTGGGCAAGGACGACGTTGACCTGTACGGCCTGTATGGCTCCTACATCGGCATCGAGGACGTCGTCCTGGACGCGTACTGGATGTGGATCCGTGACGATGAGGTTGTCACCGGCGAGAACATCGACCTGCACACTGTTGGCCTCCGCGGAGCTGGCACCCTGGGCGCGTTCGACTTCGACGCCAACGCCGCGTATCAGTTCGGCGACACCGACCTCACCCGCCGCGTCGGCTTCCTTGGCCTTGGCCGTGAAGACATCGACATCAGCGCCTTCGGCGTTGACGTCCGCGCCGGCTACACCTTCGACGCCGGTTGGCAGCCCCGCGTGTTCGCCAACTTCGCGTGGTACGAGGGTGACGATGAGGACCTGGCCTTCAACCGCCTCTTCTCCGACCTGGAGTACAGCGTGTTCCTTGACAACGTCAACGCGAACCTGACGGACGTGTTCGTCTACGCGCTTGGCGTGCAGGTCATGCCGACCGAAGCCGTTGCCCTGAAGCTTGTGGGCACCTATTTCGACGGCGACGAGAACTGGGACGAGATCGGCTGGGAAGTGGGCCTTTGCGGCGCCTACAACTACAGCGAGGACCTCACCTTCCGCGCCGGCTACAACCACTTCTTCGCGGATGACGACTTCGTTGACGACGCCGACTTCGACTACGCGTTCGTTGAGACCGAGATTGCCTTCTAA
- a CDS encoding sugar ABC transporter substrate-binding protein — MKSLANEFFLTMENGARAHQQAHASEYELLANGIKDEQDVARQIDLVEQMVAQGVDALVIAPADSKALVGACKRALDAGVVVINIDNKFDAGVLGERGIKIPFVGPDNRKGAKLAADHLAAALPQGAPVAVLEGIPSAFNGIQRKLGFDDSIKEKGLALVTSQSASWEMEKANQVAASILTEHPEIQALLCANDNMALGAAAAVRTSGRAGQVKIIGFDGITAVRDMIREGQILCTVDQHADKLAEFGIDYALQVLRGEATPADKETAVDLVTAETVAAP; from the coding sequence ATGAAGTCCCTGGCGAACGAGTTCTTTCTGACCATGGAGAACGGCGCCCGGGCACACCAGCAGGCGCACGCCTCGGAGTATGAGCTGCTGGCCAACGGGATCAAGGACGAGCAGGACGTGGCCCGCCAGATTGACCTGGTGGAGCAGATGGTGGCGCAGGGGGTGGACGCCCTGGTGATCGCCCCGGCGGACTCGAAGGCGCTGGTGGGGGCGTGCAAGCGGGCGCTGGACGCGGGGGTGGTGGTGATTAACATAGACAACAAGTTTGACGCGGGGGTGCTGGGGGAGCGGGGCATTAAGATTCCCTTTGTGGGGCCGGACAACCGCAAGGGGGCGAAGCTGGCGGCGGACCATCTGGCCGCCGCGCTGCCGCAGGGCGCGCCCGTGGCGGTGCTGGAGGGCATCCCTAGCGCGTTCAACGGCATCCAGCGGAAGCTGGGCTTCGACGACAGCATCAAGGAGAAGGGCCTGGCGCTGGTGACCTCGCAGTCGGCGAGCTGGGAGATGGAGAAGGCGAACCAGGTGGCGGCGTCCATTCTGACGGAGCACCCGGAGATCCAGGCGCTGCTCTGCGCGAACGACAACATGGCCCTGGGCGCGGCGGCGGCGGTGCGCACGTCGGGCCGGGCGGGCCAGGTGAAGATCATCGGCTTCGACGGCATCACGGCGGTGCGCGACATGATCCGCGAGGGGCAGATCCTCTGCACGGTGGACCAGCACGCGGACAAGCTGGCGGAGTTCGGCATTGACTACGCCCTCCAGGTGCTGCGCGGCGAGGCGACCCCGGCGGACAAGGAGACGGCGGTGGACCTGGTGACGGCGGAAACGGTCGCGGCCCCATGA
- a CDS encoding ABC transporter permease, which produces MTAAGFQGAGWRRMAVDYAGLLAVLAGLTAVFALTADNFLTMQTFRMMANQIPPAIILAAGMTYVLVIGGIDLSVGSLLALSGAALGVAMVRWGWPLFPAMLLCLGVGAACGLANGLVSSLWALPSFIVTLGMLEAARGGAYLATNSQTMYIGASIERVSETHLLGFSVPFLVALGVVAAGQVMLRHTVFGRYMMAIGANEEVVRLSGVNPRPIKVAVFVLCGFHAGLAAVIQCSRLGSADPNAGAGVELQAIAAAVIGGTSLMGGRGSVVRSFFGVLVISVLAVGLAQIGAQEPTKRLITGLVIVAAVIFDLYREKLGRRAA; this is translated from the coding sequence ATGACGGCGGCGGGCTTTCAGGGCGCGGGGTGGCGCCGCATGGCGGTGGACTACGCGGGCCTGCTGGCGGTGCTGGCGGGCCTGACGGCGGTCTTCGCGCTGACGGCGGACAATTTTCTCACCATGCAGACCTTCCGGATGATGGCCAACCAGATTCCCCCGGCCATCATCCTCGCGGCGGGCATGACCTATGTGCTGGTGATCGGCGGCATAGACCTCTCCGTGGGGTCGCTGCTGGCCCTGAGCGGCGCGGCGCTGGGCGTGGCCATGGTGCGGTGGGGCTGGCCGCTCTTTCCGGCCATGCTGTTGTGCCTGGGGGTGGGCGCGGCCTGCGGCCTGGCGAACGGGCTGGTCTCCTCCCTGTGGGCGCTGCCGTCGTTCATCGTGACCCTGGGCATGCTCGAGGCGGCCCGGGGCGGGGCCTATCTCGCCACCAACTCGCAGACCATGTACATCGGCGCGTCCATCGAGCGCGTGTCCGAGACCCATCTCCTCGGGTTCTCGGTGCCGTTCCTGGTCGCCCTGGGGGTGGTGGCGGCGGGCCAGGTCATGCTGCGCCACACCGTGTTCGGCCGCTACATGATGGCCATCGGGGCGAACGAGGAGGTGGTGCGCCTGTCCGGGGTGAACCCGCGCCCCATCAAGGTGGCGGTGTTCGTCCTGTGCGGATTCCACGCCGGGCTGGCGGCGGTCATCCAGTGCTCGCGCCTGGGCTCGGCGGACCCCAACGCCGGGGCCGGGGTGGAGCTGCAGGCCATCGCCGCCGCGGTTATCGGCGGCACGAGCCTCATGGGCGGGCGCGGCTCCGTGGTCCGCTCGTTCTTCGGCGTGCTCGTCATCTCCGTGCTGGCCGTGGGGCTGGCGCAGATCGGGGCGCAGGAGCCCACCAAGCGGCTGATCACCGGCCTCGTCATCGTGGCCGCCGTCATTTTCGACCTCTACCGCGAGAAACTGGGCCGCCGCGCCGCCTGA